In Indicator indicator isolate 239-I01 chromosome 28, UM_Iind_1.1, whole genome shotgun sequence, one DNA window encodes the following:
- the SAPCD2 gene encoding suppressor APC domain-containing protein 2 yields MAPERGGRSLPAGTEGLPRAFLQSLRTLFDILDDRRRGYVHLREIESRWRGTEARELPLGVMEGLRRAAPASGYLTFERFVLGLRAALPSAECPVESGSGGRRSGEKPPSPRGVEERRGKSSGQRAAGHGQPCGRDGDAKAAGQCQEEGSHPGAGDTRRHQRGRAEHRRHTITSSVDFSMLKRMKELEQEKDFLLQGLELVECAREWYQQHIQAMQERQRLLGKNKTSMEFLPEGGQSHLGHLIPKLQEVNRCLGNLLSTTGKPATPSSALSRQGPVVSPASTGSRQAISMLKEQNRLLTKEVTDKSERITQLEQEKSALIKQLFEARAHNNHETSQLDSTFI; encoded by the exons ATGGCCCCAGAGCGCGGCGGTCGGTCCCTCCCAGCCGGTACCGAGGGTCTCCCGCGGGCATTCCTGCAGAGCCTGCGGACTCTCTTCGATATCCTCGATGACCGGCGGCGGGGCTATGTGCACTTGCGGGAGATCGAGTCCCGCTGGCGGGGTACGGAAGCCCGGGAGCTGCCCCTCGGGGTGATGGAGGGGTTGCGGCGGGCGGCACCGGCCAGCGGGTACCTCACCTTCGAGCGGTTCGTCCTGGGGCTGCGGGCTGCCCTGCCTAGCGCTGAGTGCCCCGTGGAGAGCGGCAGCGGCGGGCGGCGGAGCGGGGAGAAGCCGCCGAGCCCGCGCGGTGTTGAGGAGCGGCGCGGGAAGAGCAGCGGGCAGCGGGCAGCGGGGCACGGCCAGCCCTGCGGCCGAG ATGGTGATGCTAaggctgctgggcagtgccaaGAAGAAGGCAGCCACCCAGGAGCTGGGGACACTCGTAGGCATCAGAGGGGACGTGCAGAGCACCGGAGACACACCATCACCAGCAGCGTGGACTTCAGCATG CTGAAGCGCATGAAGGAGCTGGAACAGGAGAAGGATTTCCTGCTGCAGGgtctggagctggtggagtgtGCCCGGGAGTGGTACCAGCAGCACATCCAGGCCATGCAGGAGCGCCAGAGGCTGCTGGGCAAGAACAAGACCAGCATG GAGTTTCTCCCTGAGGGTGGGCAGAGCCACCTGGGCCACCTGATCCCCAAGCTGCAGGAGGTGAACCgctgcctgggcaacctcctTTCCACCACTGGCAAG ccagcaacCCCCTCCTCAGCTCTGAGCAGGCAAGGCCCCGTGGTGTCCCCAGCCTCAACAGGCTCCCGGCAAGCCATCAGCATGCTGAAGGAGCAAAACAGGCTCCTCACTAAA GAGGTAACTGACAAGAGCGAGCGCATcacacagctggagcaggagaagtCTGCCCTAATCAAGCAGCTCTTTGAGGCTCGTGCCCACAATAACCATGAAACCAGCCAGCTGGACTCCACCTTCATCTAG